One segment of Rosa chinensis cultivar Old Blush chromosome 6, RchiOBHm-V2, whole genome shotgun sequence DNA contains the following:
- the LOC112169570 gene encoding serine/threonine-protein kinase MPS1 isoform X2 produces MDRDARNLMRPINSDFTSSSSSSSNSDLFRSVQAALKRHRPLETSIRPKRMLAPRREVTKGSASSAAVVDTKSSRDVATQGQDNTAKESSVQPHDMPTSAKETQEDACVTAVSNSSSITHTFDENLDVPIDQTKPDIGASCHFESQGIDAQKKVQFSIGTGASSLEMEWVSISQAEASAVINHDSKHQNILNTEADICLKSDGGISLLAKRTTAAQDQLHQFRNFLSQPMTQSSVVGPSCATTTSVHATSAPMSTTYCSSLHSGYHMPVEPLKDSNVNPQPSNAPLRGTGAMSNPQIAVAAQPSTSAVDTQNEGKEYDLSKEQKGCKLSESEYQENPSLPDVKQTEVESYAGDVANARSQVTLPPNLCSDTKSEPSKSEKQEKAASGKVVPAPRKKNKDSDLFIKVNGKLYQRLGKIGSGGSSEVHKVISSDCTIYALKKIKLKGRDYATAFGFCQEIEYLNKLKGKNHIIQLIDYEVTDKALLHAVLSGSINNKDGRVKDDGYIYMVLEYGEIDLAHMLSQKWKEMDGSNQTIDENWLRFYWQQILLAVSTIHEERIVHSDLKPANFLLVRGSLKLIDFGIAKAIMSDTTNIQRDSQVGTLSYMSPEAFMCNETDADGNTIKCGRPSDIWSLGCILYQMVYGRTPFADYKTFWAKFKVITDPNHQISYEPVPNPWLLDLMRKCLAWDRNERWRIPELLQHPFLVPPVPTQPSSHDHSCKLLRLIGQNCTSDSEASKLVCQLKQLLEDPLPSTTSQLLTSRDQQCTLLCQVSKVCLQLQEHFQRDK; encoded by the exons ATGGACAGGGACGCCCGGAATTTGATGCGTCCGATCAACTCCGATTTCACttcgtcgtcgtcgtcttccTCTAATTCCGACCTTTTCCGCAGCGTTCAGGCCGCGCTTAAGCGCCACCGCCCTCTAG AGACAAGCATAAGGCCTAAGCGCATGTTGGCTCCCCGAAGAGAAGTAACTAAAGGTTCAGCTTCAAGTGCGGCTGTCGTTGACACAAAGAGTTCGCGAGATGTAGCTACGCAGGGGCAGGATAATACTGCAAAGGAATCAAGTGTGCAGCCACACGACATGCCTACTAGTGCCAAGGAAACTCAGGAAGATGCATGTGTTACGGCAGTTTCCAATTCAAGCAGTATCACCCACACGTTTGATGAGAATTTAGATGTGCCCATAGATCAAACTAAGCCTGACATTGGTGCTTCCTGTCATTTTGAGTCTCAAGGGATTGATGCTCAAAAGAAGGTCCAATTTTCAATTGGAACTGGTGCTTCTTCCCTGG AAATGGAGTGGGTTTCTATTAGTCAAGCAGAGGCATCAGCTGTCATAAATCATGATTCAAAGCATCAGAATATTCTGAATACAGAAGCGGATATCTGTTTGAAGTCTGATGGTGGGATTTCCTTGTTGGCAAAGAGAACAACTGCCGCTCAAGATCAGTTGCATCAATTCAGGAACTTCTTAAGCCAGCCTATGACTCAATCCTCAGTTGTTGGGCCATCGTGTGCTACTACAACGTCTGTCCATGCTACTTCAGCACCCATGTCAACAACTTATTGTTCTAGTTTGCATAGTGGTTATCACATGCCAGTAGAACCCTTGAAGGATTCTAATGTAAACCCTCAACCATCAAATGCTCCTTTAAGGGGCACCGGTGCAATGTCCAATCCCCAGATAGCTGTTGCAGCCCAACCTTCTACCTCTGCAGTTGATACCCAAAACGAAGGTAAGGAATATGACCTTTCTAAGGAGCAAAAAGGCTGCAAGCTGTCGGAGAGTGAATATCAGGAAAACCCTTCTCTTCCCGATGTGAAGCAAACTGAAGTTGAATCGTATGCAGGTGATGTTGCCAATGCACGATCTCAGGTTACTTTGCCCCCAAATTTATGTTCTGATACAAAGTCAGAGCcttcaaaatcagaaaaacaagaaaaggctGCAAGTGGTAAAGTTGTTCCAGCTCCtcgtaaaaaaaataaagattctGACTTGTTTATTAAAGTAAATGGGAAGCTCTATCAGAGGCTTGGAAAAATAGGTAGTGGAGGCAGCAGTGAGGTCCACAAAGTTATATCATCAGACTGTACAATCTATGCTCTTAAGAAAATCAAGCTGAAAGGGCGTGACTATGCCACTGCTTTTGGTTTTTGTCAGGAAATCGAATATCTGAATAAGTTGAAGGGGAAGAACCACATCATACAGCTTATAGACTATGAG GTGACAGATAAGGCTTTACTGCATGCAGTATTGAGTGGCTCCATAAATAATAAAGATGGCAGAGTCAAGGATGATGGGTATATATACATGGTACTTGAATATGGAGAAATTGATTTGGCTCACATGCTGTCCCAGAAGTGGAAGGAAATGGATGGGTCGAATCAGACCATAGATGAGAACTGGCTACGATTCTACTGGCAG CAAATTCTTCTGGCAGTCAGCACCATACATGAAGAGCGAATTGTGCACTCTGACTTGAAGCCAGCTAATTTCCTGCTTGTCAGAGGCTCTCTTAAGCTGATTGATTTTGGGATTGCTAAAGCTATAATGAGTGATACAACCAACATCCAACGGGATTCTCAG GTGGGTACGCTAAGTTACATGTCTCCAGAGGCATTCATGTGCAATGAGACTGATGCAGATGGAAACACTATCAAGTGTGGCCGGCCATCAGACATTTGGTCCCTTGGTTGCATCCTTTATCAGATGGTATACGGGAGGACCCCGTTTGCAGACTACAAGACCTTCTGGGCCAAGTTCAAAGTTATAACAGATCCTAACCATCAAATTTCATATGAACCAGTCCCTAACCCTTGGCTTCTGGACCTCATGAGAAAGTGCCTTGCCTGGGACCGCAATGAAAGATGGAGGATCCCTGAACTACTTCAGCACCCTTTTCTTGTTCCCCCAGTTCCAACCCAGCCATCTTCTCATGATCACAGCTGTAAATTGCTTCGACTTATTGGCCAAAATTGTACCAGTGATTCTGAAGCGTCGAAGCTTGTTTGTCAGCTTAAACAACTGCTTGAAGACCCTTTGCCATCCACAACGTCTCAGTTATTAACATCGCGTGACCAACAATGTACATTGCTCTGCCAAGTGTCAAAAGTTTGCCTTCAGCTCCAGGAACACTTTCAGAGAGACAAATAG
- the LOC112169570 gene encoding serine/threonine-protein kinase MPS1 isoform X3 encodes MDRDARNLMRPINSDFTSSSSSSSNSDLFRSVQAALKRHRPLETSIRPKRMLAPRREVTKGSASSAAVVDTKSSRDVATQGQDNTAKESSVQPHDMPTSAKETQEDACVTAVSNSSSITHTFDENLDVPIDQTKPDIGASCHFESQGIDAQKKVQFSIGTGASSLGADDNMATQSETLSSHMRSLALTEMEWVSISQAEASAVINHDSKHQNILNTEADICLKSDGGISLLAKRTTAAQDQLHQFRNFLSQPMTQSSVVGPSCATTTSVHATSAPMSTTYCSSLHSGYHMPVEPLKDSNVNPQPSNAPLRGTGAMSNPQIAVAAQPSTSAVDTQNEGDVANARSQVTLPPNLCSDTKSEPSKSEKQEKAASGKVVPAPRKKNKDSDLFIKVNGKLYQRLGKIGSGGSSEVHKVISSDCTIYALKKIKLKGRDYATAFGFCQEIEYLNKLKGKNHIIQLIDYEVTDKALLHAVLSGSINNKDGRVKDDGYIYMVLEYGEIDLAHMLSQKWKEMDGSNQTIDENWLRFYWQQILLAVSTIHEERIVHSDLKPANFLLVRGSLKLIDFGIAKAIMSDTTNIQRDSQVGTLSYMSPEAFMCNETDADGNTIKCGRPSDIWSLGCILYQMVYGRTPFADYKTFWAKFKVITDPNHQISYEPVPNPWLLDLMRKCLAWDRNERWRIPELLQHPFLVPPVPTQPSSHDHSCKLLRLIGQNCTSDSEASKLVCQLKQLLEDPLPSTTSQLLTSRDQQCTLLCQVSKVCLQLQEHFQRDK; translated from the exons ATGGACAGGGACGCCCGGAATTTGATGCGTCCGATCAACTCCGATTTCACttcgtcgtcgtcgtcttccTCTAATTCCGACCTTTTCCGCAGCGTTCAGGCCGCGCTTAAGCGCCACCGCCCTCTAG AGACAAGCATAAGGCCTAAGCGCATGTTGGCTCCCCGAAGAGAAGTAACTAAAGGTTCAGCTTCAAGTGCGGCTGTCGTTGACACAAAGAGTTCGCGAGATGTAGCTACGCAGGGGCAGGATAATACTGCAAAGGAATCAAGTGTGCAGCCACACGACATGCCTACTAGTGCCAAGGAAACTCAGGAAGATGCATGTGTTACGGCAGTTTCCAATTCAAGCAGTATCACCCACACGTTTGATGAGAATTTAGATGTGCCCATAGATCAAACTAAGCCTGACATTGGTGCTTCCTGTCATTTTGAGTCTCAAGGGATTGATGCTCAAAAGAAGGTCCAATTTTCAATTGGAACTGGTGCTTCTTCCCTGG GGGCTGATGATAATATGGCCACTCAATCAGAGACCTTATCATCTCATATGCGTTCACTTGCATTGACAGAAATGGAGTGGGTTTCTATTAGTCAAGCAGAGGCATCAGCTGTCATAAATCATGATTCAAAGCATCAGAATATTCTGAATACAGAAGCGGATATCTGTTTGAAGTCTGATGGTGGGATTTCCTTGTTGGCAAAGAGAACAACTGCCGCTCAAGATCAGTTGCATCAATTCAGGAACTTCTTAAGCCAGCCTATGACTCAATCCTCAGTTGTTGGGCCATCGTGTGCTACTACAACGTCTGTCCATGCTACTTCAGCACCCATGTCAACAACTTATTGTTCTAGTTTGCATAGTGGTTATCACATGCCAGTAGAACCCTTGAAGGATTCTAATGTAAACCCTCAACCATCAAATGCTCCTTTAAGGGGCACCGGTGCAATGTCCAATCCCCAGATAGCTGTTGCAGCCCAACCTTCTACCTCTGCAGTTGATACCCAAAACGAAG GTGATGTTGCCAATGCACGATCTCAGGTTACTTTGCCCCCAAATTTATGTTCTGATACAAAGTCAGAGCcttcaaaatcagaaaaacaagaaaaggctGCAAGTGGTAAAGTTGTTCCAGCTCCtcgtaaaaaaaataaagattctGACTTGTTTATTAAAGTAAATGGGAAGCTCTATCAGAGGCTTGGAAAAATAGGTAGTGGAGGCAGCAGTGAGGTCCACAAAGTTATATCATCAGACTGTACAATCTATGCTCTTAAGAAAATCAAGCTGAAAGGGCGTGACTATGCCACTGCTTTTGGTTTTTGTCAGGAAATCGAATATCTGAATAAGTTGAAGGGGAAGAACCACATCATACAGCTTATAGACTATGAG GTGACAGATAAGGCTTTACTGCATGCAGTATTGAGTGGCTCCATAAATAATAAAGATGGCAGAGTCAAGGATGATGGGTATATATACATGGTACTTGAATATGGAGAAATTGATTTGGCTCACATGCTGTCCCAGAAGTGGAAGGAAATGGATGGGTCGAATCAGACCATAGATGAGAACTGGCTACGATTCTACTGGCAG CAAATTCTTCTGGCAGTCAGCACCATACATGAAGAGCGAATTGTGCACTCTGACTTGAAGCCAGCTAATTTCCTGCTTGTCAGAGGCTCTCTTAAGCTGATTGATTTTGGGATTGCTAAAGCTATAATGAGTGATACAACCAACATCCAACGGGATTCTCAG GTGGGTACGCTAAGTTACATGTCTCCAGAGGCATTCATGTGCAATGAGACTGATGCAGATGGAAACACTATCAAGTGTGGCCGGCCATCAGACATTTGGTCCCTTGGTTGCATCCTTTATCAGATGGTATACGGGAGGACCCCGTTTGCAGACTACAAGACCTTCTGGGCCAAGTTCAAAGTTATAACAGATCCTAACCATCAAATTTCATATGAACCAGTCCCTAACCCTTGGCTTCTGGACCTCATGAGAAAGTGCCTTGCCTGGGACCGCAATGAAAGATGGAGGATCCCTGAACTACTTCAGCACCCTTTTCTTGTTCCCCCAGTTCCAACCCAGCCATCTTCTCATGATCACAGCTGTAAATTGCTTCGACTTATTGGCCAAAATTGTACCAGTGATTCTGAAGCGTCGAAGCTTGTTTGTCAGCTTAAACAACTGCTTGAAGACCCTTTGCCATCCACAACGTCTCAGTTATTAACATCGCGTGACCAACAATGTACATTGCTCTGCCAAGTGTCAAAAGTTTGCCTTCAGCTCCAGGAACACTTTCAGAGAGACAAATAG
- the LOC112169570 gene encoding serine/threonine-protein kinase MPS1 isoform X1, which produces MDRDARNLMRPINSDFTSSSSSSSNSDLFRSVQAALKRHRPLETSIRPKRMLAPRREVTKGSASSAAVVDTKSSRDVATQGQDNTAKESSVQPHDMPTSAKETQEDACVTAVSNSSSITHTFDENLDVPIDQTKPDIGASCHFESQGIDAQKKVQFSIGTGASSLGADDNMATQSETLSSHMRSLALTEMEWVSISQAEASAVINHDSKHQNILNTEADICLKSDGGISLLAKRTTAAQDQLHQFRNFLSQPMTQSSVVGPSCATTTSVHATSAPMSTTYCSSLHSGYHMPVEPLKDSNVNPQPSNAPLRGTGAMSNPQIAVAAQPSTSAVDTQNEGKEYDLSKEQKGCKLSESEYQENPSLPDVKQTEVESYAGDVANARSQVTLPPNLCSDTKSEPSKSEKQEKAASGKVVPAPRKKNKDSDLFIKVNGKLYQRLGKIGSGGSSEVHKVISSDCTIYALKKIKLKGRDYATAFGFCQEIEYLNKLKGKNHIIQLIDYEVTDKALLHAVLSGSINNKDGRVKDDGYIYMVLEYGEIDLAHMLSQKWKEMDGSNQTIDENWLRFYWQQILLAVSTIHEERIVHSDLKPANFLLVRGSLKLIDFGIAKAIMSDTTNIQRDSQVGTLSYMSPEAFMCNETDADGNTIKCGRPSDIWSLGCILYQMVYGRTPFADYKTFWAKFKVITDPNHQISYEPVPNPWLLDLMRKCLAWDRNERWRIPELLQHPFLVPPVPTQPSSHDHSCKLLRLIGQNCTSDSEASKLVCQLKQLLEDPLPSTTSQLLTSRDQQCTLLCQVSKVCLQLQEHFQRDK; this is translated from the exons ATGGACAGGGACGCCCGGAATTTGATGCGTCCGATCAACTCCGATTTCACttcgtcgtcgtcgtcttccTCTAATTCCGACCTTTTCCGCAGCGTTCAGGCCGCGCTTAAGCGCCACCGCCCTCTAG AGACAAGCATAAGGCCTAAGCGCATGTTGGCTCCCCGAAGAGAAGTAACTAAAGGTTCAGCTTCAAGTGCGGCTGTCGTTGACACAAAGAGTTCGCGAGATGTAGCTACGCAGGGGCAGGATAATACTGCAAAGGAATCAAGTGTGCAGCCACACGACATGCCTACTAGTGCCAAGGAAACTCAGGAAGATGCATGTGTTACGGCAGTTTCCAATTCAAGCAGTATCACCCACACGTTTGATGAGAATTTAGATGTGCCCATAGATCAAACTAAGCCTGACATTGGTGCTTCCTGTCATTTTGAGTCTCAAGGGATTGATGCTCAAAAGAAGGTCCAATTTTCAATTGGAACTGGTGCTTCTTCCCTGG GGGCTGATGATAATATGGCCACTCAATCAGAGACCTTATCATCTCATATGCGTTCACTTGCATTGACAGAAATGGAGTGGGTTTCTATTAGTCAAGCAGAGGCATCAGCTGTCATAAATCATGATTCAAAGCATCAGAATATTCTGAATACAGAAGCGGATATCTGTTTGAAGTCTGATGGTGGGATTTCCTTGTTGGCAAAGAGAACAACTGCCGCTCAAGATCAGTTGCATCAATTCAGGAACTTCTTAAGCCAGCCTATGACTCAATCCTCAGTTGTTGGGCCATCGTGTGCTACTACAACGTCTGTCCATGCTACTTCAGCACCCATGTCAACAACTTATTGTTCTAGTTTGCATAGTGGTTATCACATGCCAGTAGAACCCTTGAAGGATTCTAATGTAAACCCTCAACCATCAAATGCTCCTTTAAGGGGCACCGGTGCAATGTCCAATCCCCAGATAGCTGTTGCAGCCCAACCTTCTACCTCTGCAGTTGATACCCAAAACGAAGGTAAGGAATATGACCTTTCTAAGGAGCAAAAAGGCTGCAAGCTGTCGGAGAGTGAATATCAGGAAAACCCTTCTCTTCCCGATGTGAAGCAAACTGAAGTTGAATCGTATGCAGGTGATGTTGCCAATGCACGATCTCAGGTTACTTTGCCCCCAAATTTATGTTCTGATACAAAGTCAGAGCcttcaaaatcagaaaaacaagaaaaggctGCAAGTGGTAAAGTTGTTCCAGCTCCtcgtaaaaaaaataaagattctGACTTGTTTATTAAAGTAAATGGGAAGCTCTATCAGAGGCTTGGAAAAATAGGTAGTGGAGGCAGCAGTGAGGTCCACAAAGTTATATCATCAGACTGTACAATCTATGCTCTTAAGAAAATCAAGCTGAAAGGGCGTGACTATGCCACTGCTTTTGGTTTTTGTCAGGAAATCGAATATCTGAATAAGTTGAAGGGGAAGAACCACATCATACAGCTTATAGACTATGAG GTGACAGATAAGGCTTTACTGCATGCAGTATTGAGTGGCTCCATAAATAATAAAGATGGCAGAGTCAAGGATGATGGGTATATATACATGGTACTTGAATATGGAGAAATTGATTTGGCTCACATGCTGTCCCAGAAGTGGAAGGAAATGGATGGGTCGAATCAGACCATAGATGAGAACTGGCTACGATTCTACTGGCAG CAAATTCTTCTGGCAGTCAGCACCATACATGAAGAGCGAATTGTGCACTCTGACTTGAAGCCAGCTAATTTCCTGCTTGTCAGAGGCTCTCTTAAGCTGATTGATTTTGGGATTGCTAAAGCTATAATGAGTGATACAACCAACATCCAACGGGATTCTCAG GTGGGTACGCTAAGTTACATGTCTCCAGAGGCATTCATGTGCAATGAGACTGATGCAGATGGAAACACTATCAAGTGTGGCCGGCCATCAGACATTTGGTCCCTTGGTTGCATCCTTTATCAGATGGTATACGGGAGGACCCCGTTTGCAGACTACAAGACCTTCTGGGCCAAGTTCAAAGTTATAACAGATCCTAACCATCAAATTTCATATGAACCAGTCCCTAACCCTTGGCTTCTGGACCTCATGAGAAAGTGCCTTGCCTGGGACCGCAATGAAAGATGGAGGATCCCTGAACTACTTCAGCACCCTTTTCTTGTTCCCCCAGTTCCAACCCAGCCATCTTCTCATGATCACAGCTGTAAATTGCTTCGACTTATTGGCCAAAATTGTACCAGTGATTCTGAAGCGTCGAAGCTTGTTTGTCAGCTTAAACAACTGCTTGAAGACCCTTTGCCATCCACAACGTCTCAGTTATTAACATCGCGTGACCAACAATGTACATTGCTCTGCCAAGTGTCAAAAGTTTGCCTTCAGCTCCAGGAACACTTTCAGAGAGACAAATAG
- the LOC112173487 gene encoding uncharacterized protein LOC112173487 produces MSTTMAKLKSQKKPTKPTHQKSKKQNQNQNQNPQKPEIKPPYWAVVRGLLTCKHHQAVQLLQQEGKHHPQKQQNEQLASMEEMSAAKKCKKMRCSGSLCSNTKITHRPELGSPEVHKKRASSMGSSSSTNETSSRSMKAPLHELNGVVSTSSSSLSASSNISSAGGSFRAMPFRRFSGCYECRMVVDPVLGFARDPSLRGSICSCPECGAIFMKAENLELHQALRHAVSELGPEDTSKNIVEIIFQSSWLKKQAPICKIDRILKVHNTQKTISKFEEYRDSIKAKATKLQLPNKKHPRCIADGNELLRFHCTTFDCSLGLNGSSNLCNSIPSCNVCSIIKNGFKVDRSELAGSNGILTTATSGRAHDMAAVAAEDGRMAMLVCRVIAGRVKKNVDGQGGGGAVEEYDSVAGAVGVYSNLDELYVFNPKAILPCFVVIYGGF; encoded by the exons ATGTCTACAACAATGGCCAAACTCAAAAGCCAGAAAAAACCCACCAAGCCAACCCACCAaaagagcaagaaacagaatcAAAACCAGAACCAGAATCCCCAAAAGCCAGAGATCAAACCACCCTATTGGGCAGTTGTAAGAGGCTTACTGACTTGCAAACATCACCAAGCAGTTCAGCTACTACAACAAGAAGGTAAACATCACCCACAGAAACAACAAAATGAGCAACTAGCATCCATGGAGGAAATGAGTGCTGCCAAGAAATGCAAGAAGATGAGATGCTCTGGCTCATTGTGCAGCAACACAAAAATCACACACAGGCCTGAGCTAGGATCTCCTGAAGTCCACAAGAAAAGGGCTTCTTCAATGGGCTCCTCAAGCAGCACAAATGAAACTTCAAGCAGATCCATGAAGGCTCCTCTGCATGAGCTCAATGGAGTTGTctctacctcttcttcttcactctctGCATCTTCAAACATCTCCTCTGCTGGTGGTTCCTTCAGAGCAATGCCTTTTAGAAGGTTCTCAGGCTGCTATGAGTGTAGAATGGTGGTTGACCCTGTTCTTGGTTTCGCCAGAGACCCTTCTCTCAGGGGAAGCATTTGCTCATGCCCTGAATGTGGAGCCATTTTCATGAAAGCCGAAAACCTGGAGCTCCATCAAGCTCTTAGGCATGCAG TTTCCGAGCTGGGTCCAGAGGACACGAGCAAGAACATAGTGGAGATCATCTTCCAATCCAGCTGGCTCAAGAAACAAGCTCCGATTTGCAAGATCGATCGCATCCTCAAAGTCCACAACACACagaaaacaatctccaaattcgAAGAGTACCGAGACTCCATCAAAGCCAAGGCCACCAAGCTGCAGCTCCCGAACAAGAAACACCCACGTTGCATTGCAGACGGCAACGAGCTCCTCCGGTTCCACTGCACCACCTTCGACTGCTCTTTGGGCCTTAACGGCTCCTCCAACCTCTGCAACTCCATCCCAAGCTGTAACGTCTGCAGCATAATCAAGAACGGGTTTAAAGTTGATAGGAGTGAGTTGGCCGGAAGTAATGGGATTCTGACGACGGCGACGAGCGGGAGGGCGCATGACATGGCGGCAGTGGCGGCGGAGGACGGCCGGATGGCTATGCTGGTGTGTCGAGTGATAGCGGGGCGAGTGAAGAAAAATGTGGATGGACAAGGTGGTGGTGGTGCGGTGGAAGAGTACGACTCGGTGGCCGGAGCTGTGGGGGTGTATTCGAATTTGGATGAGTTGTATGTGTTTAATCCCAAGGCTATTTTGCCTTGTTTTGTTGTCATATATGGAGGGTTTTAG